atttattttcggcttaatccatttattaatcagcggaatgaaccgccaacttatccagcatatgttttacgcagtagatgcccttccagccgcaacccatcactgggaagcatccatacacactcattcacactcatacactatggccaatttagcttacccaattcacctaaaccgcatgcttttggacttgtgggtgaaaccagggcacccagaggaaacctacagagtacatgcaaactccacacagaaacgccaactggcccagccggggcttgaaccagcgaccttcttgctgtgatcaGACTTCTGTATGAGAAGTCTGATGTCTTAGGTGCTGTTCACTAAAACATGAtgattctgtaatcatttactcatttttttcttctgttcaatataaaagatgttttgaagatgtGTAACGTAGATCATAAACAGGttattagcattcttcaaaatagcagaGTAAAGAAATCAGTTCAGGCTTGGAACCAGTTCAGGATgagaaagtaataataatttttggtgaCACATTTTTATGCCTATGCCTGGGTTTGATTAAtttgttttcacattttttttttttttcataatgcaGAAGTCAGACCACTATGGCAATATATTCAGCTTGCATCTGGGAAGCTTAAACACAGTTGTTGTGAACTCCTACAGCATGGTGAAGAAAGTTCTTACTGACCAGGGCAACTGTTTCATACACCGCCCAACCAATGATGTCATCGAAAGACTAACCAAGTGCCAAGGTGAACATTACATCAAATAATACTTTAACTCTCTGTAAATATCGCATATTTTATATTGTGTAATTCTGGCAATAGGTTTAACCTTTAATAATGGCTACAGCTGGAAGCAACATAGGCGTTTTACTCTAAGTACTCTTAAATTCTTTGGTGTGGGAAAGAGGAGCCTGGAATTCATCATCATGGAGGAGTACAAATTCCTGCACCAGTCCATCATGGATACCAACGGTAAAGTACTACAGTGAGATGATAGCAGTCATAATAAGAGCATTGATAATAAGAGTCATAATCTGGCAAATTTTTTAgctttattatgtatttaaatatatgttgtcaaaattttgcataatattttatgACATGagacattatatattttatgatttacaAGGAAATTATAAACACTGTAGCCACTATTGTTATACACCACTATGAGTGTTACACAGGCTTGCTGGTGCATGTTTTCCATGTTTTtgctaaataaacataaataattgtGTATATGATTAAAATGCCTAGATGGTCTTGAAAAAGTAGTCACACTTGGGTTCTTTGTGGTTAAAAATGAGTGCCATTGATTAGCATTAGTAATCTTTgatgatttttaaatataaattgtatCCATATAAGCAATTAATAATGTTTGTAACATTTATAAGCTaagtaataacatttataaactaGGTAATACACAGCTTTATTTACCTCACCAAAAGAAATCACACTTCAACATTTCATCCATGAACTGAATTTTAAGAACACTTTTAAAttatttctgtgttatttaataaaaacaaataaatggtcAGAAAACACTTCTTTTCAGTCTATTCAGAcaaagaaatggagaaaaaactagtggaaatttggcaggagccagtttgacgtgtcatctaaacaataccacaaccgggtcgaaaaagaaaaaggtGGAGGAGAAATTATTTCCTTTTAAAAGTCagatgagcaaaataagtacattttctatgCCACTAAAGGCTTCTTCCCCGTCCCTGATCcgtcttgcagtgtaaacacagcaatgacgaaatgctaccccagatagtcatacAGTGTGAAAATATCTGTGATGCGGCTGATTTGAAAaccgtgcagtctgaactcgacacAAGTTAGAAATAGCTGATAATTAAGGACACAAGCCATGTGTAGGAAGCAGAATATCATTGATTTGCATTCATTTGACATGGGCTAGCAAGCAACCTTTTAGAAACCGAGTATGCAATAAACTCAGAACGCTTTAGCAACACTTTTGGCAAGCACCCCTAACATAATCTAGTTCGACACTGCAACCAGTTTAACATGTCATTGTCTTTTTACCAGGGCTGCCATTCGACCCTCATTACATCATTAACAATGGTGTCTCCAACATCATCTGCTCTATGGTGTTTGGAAAAAGGTTCGAATACACTGACAAGAGGTTTCTGAACATGCTCAGTCTGATGTCTAAAGCCCTTAAACTACAAACGTCTGTGTTTATACAGGTGACAAAGTGATCATTCCAATGATAAGTAGACACCAAATTACTAgtcaaaataaatagatttaataaagatggccacctcagctgactttctGCTTGTCTATTATAGCTTTATGGTGCTTTTCCTCGTCTTATGGACCTCCTCCCTGGACCTCATAAAGAGCTGTTTTCCTGCTTCCACCAAGTTTGTGCTTTTATTAAGGAGGAGGTGGACAAACATCGTGCAGACTGGGACCCCTCTTCACCCAGAGATTTTATAGACTGCTATTTTACCGAAATAGAGAAGGTACTATCCTTCTCTGAGCATTTGTATGGCCTGATTATTGTTAAAGATGGTGAAATATTCcactttgctgtttttttttttgttttttttacagaggaAACATGATCTGGAAGCAGGATTTCATGAAGAGGGTCTGCAGTATGCCGTACTTGATTTGTTTGTTGCAGGAACTGAGACCACATCTACCACTCTACTGTGGGCCTTTGTGTACATGATGAAATATCCAGAAATCCAAGGTAAAATGCTCCAGATTACTAGTGAATGTAGTTTATGTTTGGGATAAATACATGTAAGAATCATGAGGTAATTGTGTGTGTAGTTCTGTTGTGCATCTAATATGTTAGTTAATTATATAGAATCAAGTGTTATATTCATGTGTTCAGAAAAGGTCCAGGCAGAAATAGACAAAGTTGTTGGACGGCATCGCCGACCCAGCATAGATGACAGACCCTGCATGCCATACACTGATGCTGTTATCCATGAGATCCAGAGAATAGGCAATGTTGTTCCCCTTAGTGTGCCAAGAATGACTAATGAAGACACAATACTGGAAGGATATTTCATTCCAAAGGTGAGATGAATGACAAAACATCAAAACATTGACATgagttgtttttgtttgcagcATTGTACCATATATGTACCAAATTAAGCCCACGGAGaattgtaatgtgttttgtttaatttaattatttttattatgctttcTAGTGAAAATAGCTTCAGCTTTTCATGCCATTAAAATCTCAGCTACAGAaagtttaaatttagtttttagttttaatcTTAGATGTAAAAGTGCATGATGCAATCTTtaatgatgatcttattttatctatctatctatctatctatctatctatctatctatctatctatctatctatctatctatctatctatctatctatctatctatctatctatctatctatctatctatctatctatctatctatctattattactattattattattgtctacttttttattgtttcttaAGGGTACACAGATTATTCCTAACCTCACCTCAGTTCTGTGTGATCAAACTAAGTGGAAGACAAACCATTCATTTGATCCACAGAATTTTCTTAACGCTCAAGGCGAGTTTGAAAAGCCTGAAGCTTTTATCCCTTTCTCAATAGGTGAGAGTGTTTTTGGTCTTTATAAAcaattgtattaaatattaatattagcgttgtctgtacagtataaacaaaCATCTGTCTTTATTTCAATCTCCGAAGGAAAACGATCTTGTCCAGGAGAATCACTTGCCCGCATGGAACTTTTCCTCTTCTTCACATCTTTTCTACAATCCTTCTATTTGTCTTCTCCAGACGGAACTCAAACAAGCTTGGATTTTAAATTTGGAATGACACTTTCTCCAAAgccatttaaaataagtttcacTCCTCGTTGATATTTATCTTGATTTTCCCTTGGTGTGTTGGCGGCACAATATTGTTTAgagattaaataaaacatttccgAAGTGTTTTAATAAGTATTTCAGCTCTCCTTCCAAATGAGAGTTAATGTTTATCTGAGAGTGTTAAAAATGATCTACTAGCCTACAGTAATAAAGCTGATAACCTGTTAAATGGCTCTTATTTCTCttgtttatcttttaaaaagaTCTATATAGTAGTTAGATGATTTAGATTTTACAACAAAGCCTTCTGGATTCTCCACATTCAGCCTTAAAATAAGCGCAATGACTTAGCAGTGAAGATACACTGCAGACTTATTTGAGAAGAAAACATATAGTTAAAAGGATTCTTATAGATATCAGAATAGTTATAAAGCCATAAATAAATGACTAGGGTTGCAACTTTGCTCGACGTCATAGCAGAATAATaagttaaaaaatacaaatgcacCTCAATACAAATTTTAAGTCTgaacaaacatttattcaatctATTTTTCGCATAATTAAAGAGTACAGTAGCCTTGTATTTAGCTTACTCTGTCTTTAAATCATAACTGCATTTCGTTTCTCATCATCACTGAATATTTTGAAAGTTCCTCTGGAAGGGGTTCTGGCAAACTCGATCTTCCTATCGTGGATTATTCCTAGTATTAACTGTCATCATATTAAAACATGGTTCAGATTAGCCTACACACCAACTCAGTCGATAGTGAAAATTGGTtaagcattaaaataaaactgcacaCGTACAAATTAGTACGTGAGGAAGTGTAAGTCATGGACCTGTTACATTTTTCCGAGTGGATTGATCTCAAGACTATTTTGATATTCAcacttgtgtttttattattgagccattacattaaaaacaaagtcCCTGAAAACTTTCCACCTGGAGCCTGGTCTTTGCCGATTATTGGGGACCTTCATTATATCACTCACAAGAAGATTCATCTTCAGTTGGAAAAGGTGATATCGAGCTGTGCATTAGTTCATTGTGGAGTGATCGTAAACATTGCATTTCAGCCCCACAGCTTTTTCAGCTCTAttcatgtttatgtttgttttttcagtttgCAGAAAAATACGGAAATGTTTTAAGCATTCAAATTCTCGGACCAAGAATTGTTGTTTTGATCGGATACAAAACAGTAAAAGAATCCTATGCACAAGGTAACAGTCTTGCCGATCGACCCATATTGCCAAGTTTTTATGACATCTTTGGTGACAAATGTTAGTCAATCTGGTAACCTAAAGGTTCACTTTTCACTATTACTGACAGTCCCACACGTGTAACAGAAAATATTCGCATTTCATATGATCTGCTAGtagtttatttctgttttagaTTTGACAGGTTTGGTTGCTTCCAATGGCCATAATTGGAAACAACAGAGGAGATTTGCACTTTCAACACTTCGAACCTTTGGAATGGGAAAGAAAAACCTGGGGCCATCCATCAATGTTGAATGTCACTTTCTAAATGAAGCCATTTCATCTGAGAATGGTGTGTAGTGTTTATTTGTAGCAGTGTTTAGGGTTAAGTTCACATttgacacttcaatacagcttaaagtgacctttaaaggcttaactaggttaattaggtaactaggcaggatagggtaattaggaaagttattgtataacaatggggtttttttgtagactatcgaaataatatagcttaaaggggctaataattttgaccttaaaatgttttttacaaaattaaaaactgcttttattctagctgaaataaaacaaataagattttctccagaagaaaaaatattatcagacaaactgtgtaaacgtccttgctctgttaaacatcatttaagaaatatttaaaaaagaaaaaaaaatcaaagtggggctaataattctgtgtatatatatatatatatatatatatatatatatatatatatatatatatatatatatatatatatatatatatatatatatatatatgaactacaAATATTGGTGCACACCAAAACAAGGAAATGAGCACTGAAATGCAACTTTGATCAAAGAcatctaaacaaaccaaaaacaggaAATGATGGCAAAAGATGCGATTCTAAAAGTTACAgaaatatgtactttttttatCATAGTGGTGGATCTAGTAGATCTTTTAGTGTGCAACAAAAAAATCCTGGgcctttttacacattttataagctCTTCACAAATTCTCAACACACCATCACACGTACACACATTGTTTTGTCAGAAATACATTGtcttaaaaactttttttttcattcattatctGTCTTGAAAATGAGAGTTATGAGTGCTCAGTGAGATAGGGCTAAAATAGTACCGACTATAGAGTTTCGGACCAAGGCAAGTGTAAAGAAATCCTTATGTTTATCCATTTAATACCTGAAAAGCATAAAGCTAACTCtgtttttctaaaataaattgGAAATGGAAGCATGGTGTTATTACATCACAGCCATCATGCTAACATTTCCAGGTCGACCCTTTGACCCTCGCTTACTTCTGAACAGCGCTGTCTCAAATATGATCTGTGCACTTGTTTTTGGTAATCGATTTGACTACAGTTTCCATAATTTCCAGACTCTATTGAAGAACATCCATCGACGTGTGCTTTTCTGGGGAAGCATTTAGGTACAGGTATGCAGTTTCTTATTTTCTGTCAAAAAGATCGAAGATACATCTATGGTTCTGTTGGCTTGTTTATACcacactttttttcccctttagcTTTATAACATGTTCCCATGGCTTATGCGATTACTGCCTGGACCACACAAGAAAAAACTCTGTGGCAGAATGTGATTGATTTTATTCAAGGGAAGGTGAATGAACACAAAATGGATTTTGATCCTTCCAGTCCTCAAGACTACACTGCTTCCTAGCGGAGATGGAAGATGTAAGACTTTTGATTGTATAAATGTTCTTCAAACCATTAAAAAATGGCTGTTTTTGAGAAACTGATcgcaaaaatagattaaaaaaactcgcttaaaacatttttttaaagcaagtgTGTTGGTACACTATGTGAATGTCCTAGTATGCATTTATAATTGGTATTACTCTACTTTTGTACTCATTTATCATGTTTAGCATAAAGATGAAACAACTGGTGGGTTTGATATGGAGAACTCGTGCTTCTGTACACTGGATCTGTTTGTGGGGGAACTGACACCGCTGCTAACACTCTGTACTGGGGTCTTCTCTACATGATAAAATATCCTGAGCTACAGAGTAAGAGCTTGTTATGAAAATTGAGTCATGTGCCTAAAttttgttaacactttacaagttgtattagttaatgcatttactaacatgaacaaacattggacaatacatttattacagtatttaatcatttatgaaaatgcagttgttcattgttagtagtaaatgttgaactatcatTATagatgctgtacaagtattgttcatgattagttcatgttagtaaatgcatgaactaaTAAAACCTTGTACTTAAAATATGTTTGCTATATTTATACTTAAATGTAACCTCTTTGTATATGTAGGAATGCTCATGTACACTAACTCTACTTTATTTCTTCAGCTAAAGTTCAGGAGGAGATTGATGTTGTGCTCTTGGAGGCTCACGACAGCCATCTTTATCAGACAGAGACAAGAGGATGGGAAATGTTGTCCCATTAAATTTGGCCTGTGTTACTTCAAAAGAAACCCAGATAGGAAAATACTCTATTACAAAGGTGGGTctagggggggtggggggggggttctagagatctacctgagctcaaactcccctctcaccctgcaaacgggagagagccccgggcttgaggatctcatgagagctcagggctctctcccgggacagcatgccaaactagcttattaccaaatatcagctaagtgtgaactctgaaACTGTGGGTGTGGATCCCAGCTTTGATTGCAAAGTAGGAACCACTCTATGTCCCCTACACACATAATTTGTGTGCAGTGCCACGAGAAGACACGCAATTTTTATACACAAATTGACAGGAATTGGGACACGCTTCTTAATTACAAAAAGTAAAAGTACTTAAAGTAAAGAGACGTTTTTGGAAATTGTGATAATGTTTATTGCCTGAATTAGCTGGTTATAAGGGTGGAGTTTTTCAGTGGGTAAAGATAAAGGCTGGCAGAGGTGGTGACTTGTTTCAAAACCCTAATGTCTGAGCTTTTATTACATGCAGGTTACTCCAGGTGATTGTACACTCATTCAGATGTGTAGAAACATTaggatttgtttatgtttttgaaagaattGTCTAGACTGGAGTAATGTTGGCTGAACAGCTTTAAATCACAGCGGAAAAGGTATTTTAAAGTATATTCACTCAGAAAATAATTagtgtaaaattaaaacaatatttcacaatctttgagttttattgtattttaaatgcacACATTTCATATAGAATGGATTTTTAGATTTTCATTTGCAAGTGTATATAATTGATATGATTTCTGATCTGAGAAGTAGTATGTTCAGAAAATCTAAGAAATGCTGCAgattttttgcattttcatttatatctgatcatcaATGAATGTTTTTACTTTGTAAGTCTTGGATAAGGATgccaacttttaaaaaatgtatgtccCCTACCACAGCAGTTTTGTGCAGTACCACGTTAAGACTAAATGGACACACTTTTTAATTACTGAATAAAGAGACATACAGAGAAAAtatgtatcattttatttttgcaaaattgtGAAAAACTCAAAAAAGTATTtaacgtttaaaaaaatgaaagatgattgtaataataattagctGTGaacaaaattgtcattatttcattgctaattattcatttaatttattcaaatattaaagAAAACAATCGACTAATAAACGATTAAAGTTCAGACATTCTGTGTTACGTAATAGCCCATCAAGGGAAATGCGCCAAAAAAAGGCGGTGTATGGTTGGACTTTAACTCGGCAGGTCGTGTAAACACCCTCGACTATTAATTCGCGTTATTACTTTAATTCAGACATTAAATCTTCCCAACAAACCAAACATAACCGTCATGGACCTGTTGCACATTTACGAGTGGATCGACATAAAAGCTGTATTGTTTTTTGCCTGTGTGTTTTTATTACTGAGTAATTATATCCGAAATAAAGTACCGAAAAACTTTCCTCCTGGACCATGGCCTTTACCCATCATTGGAAACCTCTATCACATCGATTTCAACAAGATTCATCTTGAAGTGGAAAAGGTAAATGGAATCCTTATCTTTGTTGATGTTTGACATGTTCTGTGACGCATGCAAGAATATCCTAACAAACGTTTGGAGTAACCTTATTCTAACCCATCCGGAACATTTATATATAGAATTACagctaatatatttgaaatatgtgCATATTTGAAATTCCAGTGCTAAAATTTAGGTATATAATTTGTTGCATGATAGAATGGACATATATTATAAATGTGAAATGCAAACATGAACTTGTTAAATTTGTGAGTttgtatattgtcatatagcCTATATTAAGCTTTCGAAGATTACAAAAGTTCAGCAGTATTTGAACTGCATACTTCTAACACGCATATTTTAAAGCTTTCAGAAAAATACGGAAGCATTGTAAGCGTTCATCTTTTCGGACAAAGAACTGTTATTCTGAACGGGTACAAACAAGTGAAGGAGGTGTATATACAACAGGGCGACAACGTGGCTGATCGACCTGAGTTACCTATAATTCACGACATAGCCGGAGACAATGGTAAGTCTCGTATAGCCTCATTTAAACAAAGACTTTTTGGTTTTAATACAAAATGTAACTATAACATCATGTTAAATGGTggtggataaaaatatttaactgAATACAAGCTTTTAGAAGATAAaaagttaataattattattaattattaatatcttAGGTTTAGCTGCTCCCAGTGGATATAAATGGAAGCAACAGAGGAGATTCGCACTCACAACTCTTCGGAACTTTGGTTTGGGGAAGAAAAGTCTGGAGCCATCCATCAATCTTGAATGTCACTGTCTAAATGAAGCCATTTCAAATGAAAATGGTGTGTATTGAGGTTTGTGGTGTGAAAAGAAACTAATTaagtttttaaagcatttaaaattgGAAGCATAATTATTATTCCAGTTATTTTGATAACTTTCCAGGTCGACCCTTTGACCCTCACATACTTCTGAACAACGCTGTCTCGAATGTGATCTGTGTGCTGGTGTTTGGTAATCGATTTGACTACAGTGACCATAATTTCCAGACTCTGCTGAAGAATATTAACGAGGCTATGTATCTAGATGGAACAATTTGGGCTCAAGTAAATATTTTCAGAGGATAACAATCTATTTTTGCCCTTTTTTGCATCTTTATTGGACACCTCAGATCTTTGTATTCTTTGTTTAGCTTTATAACTCCTACCCATGGATTATGCGGCTACTGCCTGGACCACACAAGAAAAATATTAGTCTGTGGTACAAAGTGATTGACTTTGCTCGAGAGAAGGTGAAAGAACACAGAGTGGATTATGATCCATCAAATCCTCGAGACTACATTGACTGTTTTCTAGCTGAAATGGAAAAGGTGAAACCCTATCTAAATTGCAGCACAAGAAATGTAATGGTACAGTAATTGTAACATGgattttttcttatttatctTGTTCAGCTTAAAGACGACACAGCTGCAGGGTTTGATGTGGAGAACTTGTGCATCTGTACTCTGGATCTCTTTGTAGCAGGAACTGAGACCACCTCCACCACTCTTTCTTGGGGTCTTCTCTACATGATAAAGTATCCTGAGATTCAAGGTGGGAACTGACTATGAGAAGTgtcctttatttatatatatatatatatatatatatatatatatatatatatatatatatatatatatatatatatatatatatatatatatatatatatatatatatactgtatacagagATATGACCACACTCTCAATTTTGTCTTGGGATAAATCCACTGTGTCTCTTCAGCTAAAGTTCAGGAGGAGATTGATCGTGTTGTTGGAAGTTCACGACAGCCATCTGTATCAGACAGAGACAACATGCCCTACACCAATGCTGTCATTCATGAGATACAGAGGTTCGGAAATATTGCCGCATTAAATTTGCCGCGGGCTACTGTGAAAGATACCCAAGTTGGGAAATACTTAATTCCAAAGGTACAGTAGGAGTAGTTGGTGTAACACTGCATTGTATGTCTACAGACAGCATATATTGCTTGATAAACTTAAAAGTTGTTTGTAATTTTAGGGCACAATTGTAATTGGCAATTTGACATCAGTGCTGTTTGATGAGTCTGAGTGGGAGACGCCTCACTCTTTTAACCCGGGTCACTTCCTGGATGCTGAGGGCAAATTCAGGAGGAGAGATGCCTTTTTACCCTTTTCTCTGGGTAAAGGAAAACTCTGATTTTTAGCAAtgagtttatttatgacaatttccACTGTTGTGTTTCAAAGACATGCATTACCATTGTACATTTGTGCAGCTGCATAGTATTGTTTTGCAAGGTGACATTGCCACCTACTGGCCTTGCCTGCTGACTACAGTTTTTTTAGTCATTTGATGGGAATCGATTTGCAGGTTGTCAACTGCATTCAAAAATCTTTTCTAGTTTTAGTACATTGTTGTCTTGTGTAAAAACccttagaattcattcattaatttttcttttcggcttagtccctttattaatctgggatcaccatagcggaataaaccaccaacttatccagcatatgtttcacgcagcggatgcctttcctgctgcaacccatcactgggaaacatctatgcacattcattcacacacatacactacagacaatttagcttacccaattcacctatatcgcatgtctttggactgtgggggaaaccggagcacccggagaaaacccacgcaaacaaggggaggacatgcaaactccacactgaaatgccaaccacgccactgtgctgcccaccCTGAAAatttatgtttgaaaaaaaatttgaattatCTTGTAAAAGTAGGCGTTTATCCATGAAACTcacatacaaatgtaaaaaatatggattAGTCAAGTAAGTGAAACACAAAAGTTTTTATGTGCAAAGTTTTTGCAAATGAACTCAAAAGCACTTAAATAAATTCACTTCCTGCATCTTATTGAATCCCTCACCTTTAGGAGTACAAATGAGCTTCCATGGTAAATTAAAACGTTAAGCATATTGTAATACAGCTATTTAcatataggttttttttttttttttgctgaagtgCAAGTCACATACAAGTTTTTTCTGTATTAAATTTCAGGAAAGAGAGTGTGTCTTGGGGAGCAGTTGGCGAGGATGGAGCTCTTTCTCTTTTTCACCTCTCTGATGCAGCGCTTCACTTTCTCTTCACCAGCAGGTGTGGAGCCCAGCTTCAATTACAAACTGGGAACCACAAGAGCTCCTAAACCATTCACATTGTGTGCAGTGTCTCGATAAGACAGACAGTACTTGTGACTGATTCTGTATATTTACGGATTTGATTGTTTATAAAAAATGCATTACAATTCGCTTGCTTTGCTTAATGATATATAATTAAGTATAGTTTGAGCTAGCATCTACAAAACTTATGCTGTGTTAACATAATTTTTCTGTGGTCAAGATTCATGATATAGCTTCAACGCAATATAAATGCCTCTcgtcattttgagggatgtaaacaataacaatggtcctaatgtatttcctgtattaCACTTTAAATTTTCATTGCCTCCAAGACTctaaaaaggtccacatattgatgaataatgttatggcagccattttaacattaagatatgattaaatcgcctcttgttacagttctgaaatagtttagtaacaagcaggaaatgttcgtGGGTCAGTGACatcgccacattgaaatggtcaatACAGTACTGAAGCAGGTGTGTTTGTTATGGATTTATTTTAAGCTTTGTGCCATCATGGGGAGACTCAGTGATTCACTGTATACTGTATGCTTGTCAAATAAAAGGTAATGTAGAATGTCatcgtcatgtcataaagcactgATTACATAACACCTTAAATCTGGAACTGTGCCACAACTGTGCATTGCGAAACAGTCCAAGGAAAGCAGTCCTTCCGAGTTAAAGCACTATACAGATGGTAAACCTAACTAACTATCCAGTTCATCATGGACCTGTTGCAGTTCTACGCGTGGCTTGACGTCAAGACTATTCtggtatttttgtttgtgtttttatttttgagggATTATATCAGAAATAAATCACCGAAAAACTTTCCTCCTGGACCTTGGTCTTTGCCGTTTATTGGACACATTCATCATATCGAGCACAAGAAGATTCATCTTcagtttttaaaggtaaatggttATATATTCTTACTCTAAACATGTAAGTTATTACTAGTTAAACTACTGTAGCTGACTTGATTGTTGAATTGTCTTTGTTGGGGTTTGGAAGACTAGATGGATAATTTACAGCTAAATTTAATGAGCGTGAAGAgttactattatttaaaaacaaatggttttCTGCTGGTTGAAAGGTATTTTGGAGCCCTTTTAGAGCGCCGGTCAGACCAGTTAACTTTATTACTAGAAGCACGTTTAGCATGAAcaacattgcacacacacacacacacataatctctGTTCATGGATAATACAATCtgtaatgttcatagtacatccatctttTAATTACACATAGT
Above is a genomic segment from Danio aesculapii chromosome 20, fDanAes4.1, whole genome shotgun sequence containing:
- the LOC130247363 gene encoding uncharacterized protein LOC130247363; translation: MDLLHIYEWIDIKAVLFFACVFLLLSNYIRNKVPKNFPPGPWPLPIIGNLYHIDFNKIHLEVEKLSEKYGSIVSVHLFGQRTVILNGYKQVKEVYIQQGDNVADRPELPIIHDIAGDNGLAAPSGYKWKQQRRFALTTLRNFGLGKKSLEPSINLECHCLNEAISNENGRPFDPHILLNNAVSNVICVLVFGNRFDYSDHNFQTLLKNINEAMYLDGTIWAQLYNSYPWIMRLLPGPHKKNISLWYKVIDFAREKVKEHRVDYDPSNPRDYIDCFLAEMEKLKDDTAAGFDVENLCICTLDLFVAGTETTSTTLSWGLLYMIKYPEIQAKVQEEIDRVVGSSRQPSVSDRDNMPYTNAVIHEIQRFGNIAALNLPRATVKDTQVGKYLIPKGTIVIGNLTSVLFDESEWETPHSFNPGHFLDAEGKFRRRDAFLPFSLGKRVCLGEQLARMELFLFFTSLMQRFTFSSPAGVEPSFNYKLGTTRAPKPFTLCAVSRSIQFIMDLLQFYAWLDVKTILVFLFVFLFLRDYIRNKSPKNFPPGPWSLPFIGHIHHIEHKKIHLQFLKFAEKYGKIFSIRLFGPRIVVLDGYKLVKEVYLQQGDNLADRPILPIFYDITEDKGLIGANGYKWKHQRRFALSTLRTFGLGKKSLEPSIHLECSCLNEAFSNEQGRPFDPRLLLNNAVSNVICALVFNNRFDYSDHHFQTLLKHINEALYLEGTVWAQLYNFFPWLMRRLPGPHQKIFVLLNKVIDFVREKVNEHRLDYDPSNPRDYIDCFLAEMEKLKDDTAAGFDVENLCICTLDLFVAGTETTSTTLYWGLLYMMKYPEIQAKVQEEIDTVVGSSRQPSLSDRDNMPYTNAVIHEIQRMGNIVPLNVFRITVEDTQIGKYSIPKGTLVIGSLTSVLFDESEWETPHSFNPGHFLDAEGKFRRRDAFLPFSLGKRVCLGEQLARMELFLFFSSLLQRFTFSSPAGVEPSLDYKLGGTHSPNPYKLCAVPR